The genomic DNA GGTTCCTGCTGCCCGCGACCGCCGGACAGCGTGGCCACCGACTCGACGTTTCCGGCTTCCTTCTGCTCACGCCCGGCGTCGTCGGCGTCGCCTACGGCATAGGTGAGGTATCGGGAAAGGACGGCTTTGCCGCCGCTCGCGCCTGGCTCCCGCTCTTCATCGGTGTCGTACTGCTCGCCGCCTTCACGGTCCACTCCTTGCGCGCCCGTCGTCCCGCTCTCATCGACGTACGCGTGTTCGCGCGGCGCAGCTTCGGCCTGAGCGGGGTCATCACCTTCGCGAGTGGGTTCTCGACCTACGCCCTGTCGTTCCTGCTCCCCCTCTTCTACCAGCAGGTTCGCGGCGAGACGGTGCTGCACACGGGCCTGCTGCTCATCCCGCAGGGACTCGGCACGATGTTCTTCGTCGTGGCCCTGCGCAACCTCGCGGCCCGTCTCGACGGCCGCTTCGTCGTCGCCGCCGGTGTGCTGCTGACCATGATCGGGACCGTGCCGTTCGCCCTCGCGGACGCACACGGCAGAACAGCACTACTGCTGGCCGGGCAGTTCGCCCAGGGACTCGGCTTCGCCGCCACCACGTTCCCGGTGATGGCACTCGCCCTTTCGAGCCTGAGCCACGACGAGACTCCCCGTGGCAGTGCGGCGTTCAGCGTCGTGCAGCGCGTCGGCGCGCCCTTCGGCGTCGCGGTCATCGCCGTGATCCTGCAGAACCGGCTCGCCGGTGCCGCCACGGCGACGGACGGACTCTCGGCGTTCTCCGGAACGTTCTGGTGGATCGTCGGCCTCAGCGCCGTCCCGCTTGTCCTCGCCTTCTTCGTTCCGTCACAGAAGCGCACCGAGCCCGAGCCGGAGCCCACAGCGCCCACCGTCCCGGCGCAGTAGACGGACACATCCGGCCCGAAACGCGTCGGCCGCACCCGCCACCGGCGCATAACCCACCGTCGGTCAGGCCCGCCGGCCCCTCCATGGGAGAGGAATCACCCGTGCCCCAAGCACCCGCCCTCATCGGCAGCATCGTCGCGTCCGCTCTCGGGCGCCGAGCCCACGTGCTCGGCCTCCATAAGCCCGCCCCTGGCTTCCTGGAACTGCAGCTGCGCGCCGCCGCGCCGCCTGGCGGCTGGCACCCCGGCCACGAGGTCCAGTTCCGCGTCGCCCCCACCCTGGGTCGCCGCTACACGGTTCGGACAGTGAGCGGCCCAGACTCCGAGCACATCAGCATCCTCGCCGCCACCGACGCCTCAGGTCCCGGCACGGCGTGGATCCGCCGCCTGTGCCCCGACAGCCGCACGACGGTGCTGGCCGGCCGGCACCGGCCGCTGCGCGAGAACGGGATCCGCCGCCTCTACCTCGGCGACGGCTGCTCCCTCGGCACCCTCGACGCCCACGCCCAGCACAGCGACGCATCGATCGTGACCGTGGAGGTACCGGCGAACGCCGTCGCGCCCCTCGCCGACCGCTGGCCCCGGTACAACTTCCTGCCCGCAGCAAAAGCGCCTGGTGACGCACTACAGACCTGGCTGGAACATGCCCTCACGGGCGGCGAGTTGACGGATATCGACGGCGCTCTGCTGCTGGGTCACGCCCAGTCCATCCAGCGCCAGCGGCGTGCGCTCATCGACCACCAGAACCTGGCGCGCCGCGCCGTCACCACAAGGCCGTACTGGGCCACCGGCAGGCAGGGGCTCTAGCGCCCCGGCACGAGAACGAGCCGCAAAAGCTGACGGGTGGTAGCGCCGGCCTCATGCGTCACTTCCACGACCACAAGGAAATCCCCGTGCCCCCGTCCCGTGCGGAGCAAGACTCCGCGGGGCCCGCCTGCCTGTGGCCTGCGGAGATCGACTGCGCACCTTCGGGCGCCGCTCCGCACAGCGGCCCACCGCGCCCCCAAAAACAAGGAACCTCAAGTTCGGCATCTGGCTGCCCGACGCATCGACGCGGCGCGGCCAGGAAGGATCGACCATGACCGAGACACACCACCACCTCCCCAACCGCTCCGTTCTCGTCTCCGGCGCGAGTATTGCCGGCCCCGCGGTCGCCTATTGGCTGCACCGCTACGGCTTCGACGTCACCGTCGTCGAGAAGGCGGGCACTGTGCGCGGCGGCGGCTACCCCATCGACATCCGCGGCACCGCCCTGGAGGCGGTGCGGCGCATGGGCCTCCTGCCCCAGCTGCAGAAGGCTCACGTCAACACCCACCGCATCACCTTCCTGGATGCCGACGGCGGCACCGTCGCCGCACTGCGCCCCGAGAGCATGGCCATCGGCGCCGACGGTGACCTCGAGGTGCGGCGCGGCGACCTGACCGAGATTCTCTACGACGCCGTCCGCGACTCTGTCGCATTCATGTTCGACGACTCCATCGCCGCCCTCGACGACCGCTCCGACGGCGTCGAGGTGACCTTCCACAGTGGTGTCCGCCGCACCTTCGATGTCGTCATCGGGGCCGACGGACTCCACTCCAACACCCGTCGGCTGATCCTTGGTCCCGAGGAGCGCTTCCACCACTGTCTCGGCGCCTGTTTCGCAGGCTTCACCCTGCCCAACCACCTCGGGCTTTCCTCCGAGGGCCTGCTGTGGAACACCCCTGGTCGGTCCGCCGCCCTCTATGCCGTCGGCTCCGGCCAGGACGTGTTCGGGCTGCTCACCTTCAGGCGCTCCGACCCGCCCTTCGACGCCTTCCGCAACCCCGACGCGCAGCGCGAGCTGCTCGCCGCCACCTTCCCGGACGACCGTTGGGAGATTCCGCGGATGGTCGCCGAGATGCGATCCGCCGAGGACCTGTTCTTCGATGTCGTCAGCCAGATACGCATGACGAGCTGGTCCGCGGGCCGGGTCGCGCTGATCGGCGACGCCGCCTATGCGCCGTCCTTCCTGACGGGGCAGGGCACCAGCCTCGCCCTTACCGGCGCCTATGTGCTGGCCGGCGAGTTGGCCGCGCATGCCGACCAGGCCAATGCGTTCGACGCCTATGAGCGCGTGATGAGGCCGTTCGTGACCCTCAACCAGGCGCTTGCCAACGAGGGCGACACGGAGCTCTTCCCCTCCACCGAGCAGGCCCTCCAGCAGCGCAACGCCGCCTTGCGCACTCTCTCCGCCCTCCCCGCCGACCGGCCGCACGCCGAGTACAGCGCTCTCACCCTTCCCGACTACCACTGACCCACGGCTTCCGGTTCGCCTTCTTCACCTCCTGGGCTGGGCGAGGCTTGCGGTGATCAGCTCCTGCCCCGGCCGCCCCCGCCCGCCCATGCGGTCGAAGCCGTGCACCAGGCCCAAGCCACTCGGCGGTGGCGCCTGGTCCGGTTCATTCGTTCTCCACAGTGGATCGCGCGGACTGGTCAGTCGGGGCCCTGGGCACCGGTACGGAAGCTGCGGCGAGGTTGAGACGGGCGCCCATGTCGAGGTTCACCTCACCGTACGGCCGGACGTGGGACCAGAAGAGCGGGGTCAGGCCGCGCCGGTCGGCGGGTGTGAGGAGGTCCGCCCACTCCGGTTCGCCGAGGACGTCCTGGAGCATCAGGGTGTTCACGTAGACGAGAGCCGATTGCAGAATCCGCAGGCACAGCACGAACATCTCCTGCTCGTCGCGCCTGTTCGAGACGATCTCGCCACCCTTGCCGTAGGCGACCACGGAGCTCGCGCCGTTGGAGGACTCCATGACGTTCAGGCCCTCCTCGATCTCCCGCTGGAGGTCGCGCAGTCGCAGGTAGCGGGCCACGAAGATGGTCTTCTGGGCGCGGCCGACCTCCAGCATCGCCGCGTAGGTGGGGTGAGAGGCGTTGCGGGTGAAGCGGCGCGGGATCATCGCCTCCGTGGACGCGGTCCGGGTCCGGATCGCGGTCGCGTACTTGATCATCTGGTCGTACTGCTGGGTGATGAGTTCCCAGCGGATCGGGCGGGTCAGCGCCGGAGTCAGCTGCGGGTACGCGTCCGGTTCGCCGGCCACCGGCCGGTACAGCTTCACCTTGTTGATCCGCTTGATACGCGGCAGCAGGTCGAAGTTCAGCAGCCTCGTGATGCCAAACCCGATTTCCGACTGGCCATGACTGTCCGTGTAGTTGGTCTCCACGTCCATCGTGGTGCCGTGCCGCATCGCGCCCTCGATCATCGCGGCGACCTCGGACGCGGTCAGTTGATCAGCTGGGAGTGGATGGCCAGCGACTTCTTTTCCACGTGCCAGTAGATGAGCACCCCACGTCCGCCGTAGCGCGAGTGCCACTCCGTGAAGAGGTTCCGGTCGTACGCGCGTACGTGAGTGGAGTCGGAGGCGACCGCCGTCGAGCCCTGGCCCCACAACTGGGCGCTGCGGGCGGCGAAGGTGGCGTTCGCGATCTGGATGGCGATGGCGCGGGCGGCCTCGGCGGACAGGTACCGGCGGCGTACGTAGCGCAGTTCGTCCTCGGTGTGGCCGTGGCCGCCGGAGGCCACGGCTTTGATCCCAGTGTTCGTGCCGTACGCGTAGATCACCAGCAGTAGGCGTTCGGCCAGCACTTCCGCCGAGAGGCTGCCGCCGCCGGAGACGGAGGTGACCGCGTCCAGGCAGCCGGTGCGCAGCACCGCTTCCTTCAGCATGTCGACAAGCTGCACAACGCCCCAACGCCCCAACGCCTCTGCACCTCGGCCTTGACCCTGCGCAGGTTGCGCGGCTCGGGCTGGGCCTCGGCCGCCGTCAGCCGGATCACCCCGGACTTCCGCTCGGCGATGTCCAGCCAGGACAGCTTCGGCATCCCGTCGTTGAGCAGGGTCAGCTCGGCCGTCATCTGCTCGCGCAGCTCGTCGACGAACACCGCGGCGTCCAGCGGCTTGCGCAGCTCCCGGTAGTTCTCCGCCCGCCTCGCCTCGAAGTCCTGCGGCAGGTCCTCGTCCGGGTTGCGCCACTTGTCGGCGCCGACCACCCAGATCTCCTTGCACTTGAGCTGATCGCGCAGGGCCTGGAAGGCGACGACCTCGTAGACCATGCGCACCACCCGGCGCCGGCCTCGCTTGTCGGTGCGGTGGACGACCTCCGCCCAGTCCCCGCCCATCGCCTTGTGGACCGGCACCGTCTCACCCAGCGGGTAGTACGTCGTGTTCCCCGCATTCGCGTACCGCGCCACCAGCGCCAAGGCCTCGATCACCGGCCGGTGCGTGTGGTTGGAGGAGCGGAACTCCAGCACGTCCAGCAGTTTGATCAGCCCGCGCCGGTAGTGGTTGGTGTACGACGCTTTCAGCGTCGTCTGCACCGTGCTCCGGTAGACCGGACCGCGGGTCTTTAACTCGTGCACCAGCTCCCGCAGCGTCGCCTCGCCCCCGGACACCGCCGGGAACACGACCTGGCGGACCGTCCCCTCCGGGGTGTCGAGCGACGCCTCGGTGAGCTTGAAGAGGATGTTCTCCTTGCCCGACACCTTCTTGAACGCGTTGATGAGCTGCTCGGTGACCTTCTTCTCCGCCCGCGCCCCGATCCGGTGCACCGTGGAGATCAGCAGCTCCACGAGCGTGTCGGTGATCTCCCGCTCCCGTTCGTGCAGCAGTGCGGCCAGCAAGGTCACCCGCAGCGCCACCGGGTGCGTCCGCAGGTGGGAAGGCGACTCCACCGC from Streptomyces sp. NBC_01478 includes the following:
- a CDS encoding MDR family MFS transporter is translated as MTSTATAAQATTPPVTDRRLNLISLVLALGVFITLLDTTIVNIALDHLRTVFDASVAQTQWVATGYLLAFVSVIPVSGWLSERFGARNAWMFAVGAFLVGSLLCGLAGSLPELIAFRVVQGIGGGMVMPITLSIVTRAAGPERLHKATAAVALPGLLGPILGSVLGGAIVQSLSWHWMFLVNVPVCLVALVLGRFLLPATAGQRGHRLDVSGFLLLTPGVVGVAYGIGEVSGKDGFAAARAWLPLFIGVVLLAAFTVHSLRARRPALIDVRVFARRSFGLSGVITFASGFSTYALSFLLPLFYQQVRGETVLHTGLLLIPQGLGTMFFVVALRNLAARLDGRFVVAAGVLLTMIGTVPFALADAHGRTALLLAGQFAQGLGFAATTFPVMALALSSLSHDETPRGSAAFSVVQRVGAPFGVAVIAVILQNRLAGAATATDGLSAFSGTFWWIVGLSAVPLVLAFFVPSQKRTEPEPEPTAPTVPAQ
- a CDS encoding FAD-dependent monooxygenase, with amino-acid sequence MTETHHHLPNRSVLVSGASIAGPAVAYWLHRYGFDVTVVEKAGTVRGGGYPIDIRGTALEAVRRMGLLPQLQKAHVNTHRITFLDADGGTVAALRPESMAIGADGDLEVRRGDLTEILYDAVRDSVAFMFDDSIAALDDRSDGVEVTFHSGVRRTFDVVIGADGLHSNTRRLILGPEERFHHCLGACFAGFTLPNHLGLSSEGLLWNTPGRSAALYAVGSGQDVFGLLTFRRSDPPFDAFRNPDAQRELLAATFPDDRWEIPRMVAEMRSAEDLFFDVVSQIRMTSWSAGRVALIGDAAYAPSFLTGQGTSLALTGAYVLAGELAAHADQANAFDAYERVMRPFVTLNQALANEGDTELFPSTEQALQQRNAALRTLSALPADRPHAEYSALTLPDYH